TTATCTGCCCTATCGCGGTCCGGGTGGGGTGATAGTGTCTGCGGATCAGCAGTCGATTTATGTGGCGGAAGTGTTTGGGTTTTACAAGATGGATACCCGCCATCAGGTAGAGTTTAGCGTGCCTGTTGAATCGCGGGGTAAAGCGGTGCTGAGTCCCGATCAGACGCGGGCTTATGTGGCCGATCAAATACAGGATCTGGTTCGCGTGGTGGATGTGGTGAATGGCGTTACCATAGATTCTGTCCTGGTGGGAGATCGACCAATTGACGTCGCGCTCTCGCCCGATGGCACAAAGTTGTATGTGGCAAATCAAACCGATCGAAATGTGGTCGTTGTGGATCTGGCAACCATGACGGTTACGGCGAGGATAGCTATCGGTGATATTCCGTTAGAGATCTCAATTACGCAGGATGGCACGCGCGCTTATGTGACAAATTGGAGTCGCGGTGTGATTTCTGTTTTGGATCTCAATACCAATCAGGTGGTGGGTGCGCTCCAGATTGATCAGGGGGGGGCGTTTGGCGCAGAGTTTTCGCCCGATAAAAAATTATTATACGTAAGCGCAGTGGGTGTGTTGTTGGAAATTGATGTGGAGCGCAATTTAATTGTTCGCACATTGCGATTGGGGAATGATTCGACGATACTCGGGGTTTCTCCCGATGGCTCTCGAGCTTATGTTGCAACGCTTGTGCGACAGGCTGGAGGACCGGGGCTTACGGTGGTGGATTTGAATGAGTGGCGGATTCTCGGACGGATACGGGGATTCTTTTTCCCGAGGGAGATCGCGTTTCGAGTTGTGCCGAGGATTACGGAATCTCAGTGAGGCGAGTGAGCAAGTTGGT
This DNA window, taken from Gemmatimonadota bacterium, encodes the following:
- a CDS encoding dockerin type I domain-containing protein codes for the protein MNLRFCAVLCMLMVLNGEELRAETKVFWVANGPMASDFDGDGEVTFTDFLHLVNNFNADPEDESYDPRTDLDEDGVTNFNDFLAFSSSYGQAQTSDEPSGDRYIIYVADVDDSSVIALDSDSHLILDYLPYRGPGGVIVSADQQSIYVAEVFGFYKMDTRHQVEFSVPVESRGKAVLSPDQTRAYVADQIQDLVRVVDVVNGVTIDSVLVGDRPIDVALSPDGTKLYVANQTDRNVVVVDLATMTVTARIAIGDIPLEISITQDGTRAYVTNWSRGVISVLDLNTNQVVGALQIDQGGAFGAEFSPDKKLLYVSAVGVLLEIDVERNLIVRTLRLGNDSTILGVSPDGSRAYVATLVRQAGGPGLTVVDLNEWRILGRIRGFFFPREIAFRVVPRITESQ